Proteins encoded by one window of Gouania willdenowi chromosome 4, fGouWil2.1, whole genome shotgun sequence:
- the LOC114462239 gene encoding homeodomain-interacting protein kinase 3-like, with the protein MKCQNLKNNETVAVKIIKDGFEDHLENEISMLKVISVLDTDRTNLLTFYEHFVYMDCNCLAFELLEIDLHTLMENREWEPLSVNYIHTIAEQLLVALDALKGLGIIHTDIKPDNVMVVNRNIQELKVKLIDFGVAVKTSSMEPCLEIQPLGYRAPEVSIGLPFSEAIDVWALGFVLVFLYIGENLFSVFCEYQMMKRVSELLGLPKDDQLQAGAYTSCFFCEAEEGSKWRLMTPEEYEAGNSISTKEEHHFIEFSSLDDLVNVHPGEESGEVEDREAFVDLLKQLLCLDGNERISPCQAQFHPFFSTSHLNQQETSRHHQPSLQANETSCHASDEKCVLDDASASKSSDSDTLNLATAEADSLPPLTDLDLVSAPTPHLNDDVLDQSSDGVTGWFFFRVIV; encoded by the exons ATGAAGTGCCAGAACCTTAAGAACAACGAGACGGTGGCTGTGAAAATCATCAAGGACGGCTTTGAAGACCATCTTGAGAATGAG atttcaatgctAAAGGTAATTAGTGTCCTTGATACTGACCGCACAAATTTGCTCACGTTTTACGAGCATTTTGTGTACATGGACTGCAATTGCCTGGCATTTGAACTTCTTGAGATCGACCTTCACACTCTGATGGAAAACCGAGAGTGGGAACCCCTGAGTGTGAATTATATCCATACAATTGCTGAGCAG CTATTGGTGGCTTTAGATGCCCTAAAAGGCCTTGGAATCATCCACACAGACATAAAACCTGACAATGTCATGGTGGTCAATAGGAATATCCAGGAACTGAAGGTGAAATTAATCGACTTTGGTGTGGCTGTTAAAACTTCCAGCATGGAGCCTTGCCTTGAAATTCAGCCTCTAGGATACAG GGCTCCTGAAGTCTCCATTGGCCTTCCTTTCAGTGAGGCCATTGATGTGTGGGCCCTTGGTTTTGTGCTTGTATTCCTCTACATTGGAGAAAACCTCTTCTCTGTGTTCTGTGAATACCAAATGATGAAGCGTGTTTCAGAACTTCTTGGTTTACCGAAGGACGACCAGCTTCAGGCCGGGGCTTACACCAGTTGcttcttttgtgaggctgaGGAGGGCTCAAAATGGCGACTGATG ACACCAGAAGAATATGAAGCTGGTAACAGCATCTCAACTAAGGAGGAACACCATTTCATTGAGTTCTCTTCTTTGGATGATCTGGTCAAT GTTCATCCAGGAGAAGAAAGTGGTGAGGTTGAGGACAGAGAAGCCTTTGTGGACCTGCTgaagcagcttctctgcttGGATGGAAATGAAAGGATCTCTCCCTGTCAGGCTCAGTTCCACCCTTTCTTCAGCACATCCCACCTCAACCAGCAGGAGACCAGCAGACACCATCAACCCTCGTTACAGGCTAATGAGACCTCCTGCCATGCATCAGATGAAAAGTGTGTTCTAGATGATGCCTCTGCATCCAAGTCATCAGATAGTGACACACTGAATTTGGCCACTGCAGAAGCTGATAGTCTCCCTCCTCTGACTGACTTGGACTTGGTGTCTGCTCCCACTCCTCATTTAAATGATGACGTTCTGGATCAGTCTTCAGATGGAGTTACCGGCTG gttcttcTTCCGTGTTATAGTTTAA